The following are encoded together in the Bacillus cereus group sp. RP43 genome:
- the flhF gene encoding flagellar biosynthesis protein FlhF: protein MESTEKKEALMRIKAASKNELYRKLFDQYGTDYYYVVDESVKRNIPFFWKKNYEMLVAFPEDKQDENSEGTTQFHEQLMDVVGEPSEEIVKANGIQSVLHNLENVTTSMSYAAMQTGNSEEWARKKEKLLQLFEKGIVVVKRTEETKVTKKQPVVKQAIPVKKEEVVIKQEKQESVPFIIQKVIRMLEQNDVEQYFIHAYAEKLKVKFENATMITEEEVIGYILEDMRSHFNTENVFEKEVQTIALIGPTGVGKTTTLAKMAWQFHGKKKTVGFITTDHSRIGTVQQLQDYVKTIGSEVIAVRDEPAMARALTYFKEEARVDYILIDTAGKNYRTSDTVEEMIETMGQVEPDYICLTLSASMKSKDMIEIITNFKDIHIDGIVFTKFDETASSGELLKIPAVSSAPIVLMTDGQDVKQHIHIATAEHLAKQMLQTS, encoded by the coding sequence ATGGAAAGTACAGAAAAAAAAGAAGCGTTAATGCGAATAAAAGCAGCTTCGAAAAATGAATTGTATCGAAAGTTATTTGACCAATATGGTACAGATTATTACTACGTTGTCGATGAAAGTGTAAAACGAAACATCCCGTTTTTTTGGAAGAAGAATTATGAAATGTTAGTCGCTTTTCCTGAAGATAAACAGGATGAAAATAGCGAAGGAACAACTCAATTTCATGAGCAATTAATGGATGTTGTAGGTGAACCTTCAGAAGAAATCGTGAAGGCGAATGGAATTCAATCGGTCTTGCACAATTTAGAAAACGTAACGACTTCTATGTCGTACGCAGCGATGCAAACAGGGAATAGTGAAGAATGGGCAAGAAAAAAAGAGAAACTATTACAACTGTTTGAAAAAGGAATCGTCGTTGTGAAACGTACGGAGGAGACGAAAGTAACGAAAAAACAGCCTGTTGTGAAACAAGCTATTCCTGTAAAGAAAGAAGAAGTAGTTATAAAACAAGAAAAACAGGAATCTGTACCATTTATTATTCAAAAAGTAATTCGGATGTTAGAACAAAACGATGTGGAACAATATTTCATTCATGCATATGCTGAAAAATTAAAAGTGAAGTTTGAGAATGCAACGATGATTACAGAAGAAGAAGTCATCGGATACATATTGGAAGATATGAGATCTCATTTCAATACTGAAAACGTATTTGAGAAAGAGGTACAAACAATTGCATTAATCGGTCCAACTGGCGTTGGAAAAACGACGACACTTGCGAAAATGGCATGGCAGTTTCATGGGAAGAAAAAAACAGTTGGTTTTATTACAACAGACCATTCTCGCATCGGGACAGTACAGCAATTACAAGATTACGTGAAAACAATTGGATCAGAAGTAATCGCTGTGCGTGATGAACCCGCAATGGCAAGGGCACTTACTTATTTTAAAGAAGAAGCTCGCGTTGATTATATTTTAATAGACACGGCTGGAAAGAATTATCGTACGTCAGATACGGTTGAAGAAATGATTGAGACGATGGGGCAAGTAGAGCCAGATTATATTTGTTTAACGTTATCTGCTTCTATGAAAAGTAAAGATATGATTGAAATCATTACGAATTTTAAAGATATTCACATTGATGGAATCGTATTTACGAAATTTGATGAAACAGCGAGTAGTGGTGAATTGTTAAAAATTCCAGCAGTATCATCAGCACCAATTGTATTAATGACAGACGGACAAGACGTGAAGCAACATATACATATCGCTACAGCTGAACATTTAGCAAAACAAATGTTACAAACATCGTAA
- a CDS encoding NtaA/DmoA family FMN-dependent monooxygenase (This protein belongs to a clade of FMN-dependent monooxygenases, within a broader family of flavin-dependent oxidoreductases, the luciferase-like monooxygenase (LMM) family, some of whose members use coenzyme F420 rather than FMN.) produces the protein MSTKKQLCIGLCLISRNKEQENKFDSGIDEQVELARLAEKAKLDFVFKADYLVAHPDLIARNKGNVILDPTLLFTAIAYATEKIGVVTTASTSFYPPYILARQLQSLNWISNGRVGWNIVTSIDGAENFGETGMPPSEERYAKAAECTDLVRKLWRSHPYEVLKEDNADVIREMVQPIEHRGEHFEVKGPLNVPQHISGEMPLFQAGASESGRNFAASVADAIFAAMPDVESGIELRQDLRRRAEKHGRKQDDIRVLPGLYFFIGDSYEEALEMHRQAHQHLTKEKRYALLEMVLGLDVRGIPLESKVTEHMLPSRNQTVRSKTHAELLRNFIIKNEPTVEKILERPEVVGSAHWVAIGTPQDVCKQIMDRFEAGALDGFIAIPGGPPKSLDLFFSEVIPLFVRAGVFREEYTGSTLREHLEGNISNTLQLK, from the coding sequence ATGTCTACAAAAAAACAGCTTTGCATTGGGTTATGTTTGATTTCTAGAAATAAAGAGCAAGAGAATAAGTTTGATTCAGGAATCGATGAACAAGTAGAGTTAGCAAGACTGGCGGAGAAGGCTAAGTTAGATTTTGTTTTTAAAGCGGATTATTTAGTGGCACATCCAGATTTAATTGCACGTAATAAGGGGAATGTAATTTTAGATCCGACATTACTTTTTACCGCTATTGCTTATGCGACAGAAAAAATTGGAGTCGTTACGACCGCTTCAACATCATTTTATCCACCATATATACTAGCGAGGCAACTACAATCTTTAAATTGGATTAGTAACGGACGAGTAGGATGGAACATTGTCACATCCATTGACGGTGCTGAAAACTTTGGTGAGACAGGGATGCCACCATCTGAAGAGCGATACGCGAAAGCGGCAGAATGTACAGATTTAGTAAGAAAACTTTGGAGGAGCCATCCTTATGAAGTTTTAAAAGAAGACAACGCAGATGTAATTAGAGAAATGGTACAGCCAATTGAGCATCGTGGTGAACATTTTGAGGTGAAAGGTCCACTTAATGTTCCGCAACATATTTCTGGGGAAATGCCTTTATTTCAAGCTGGTGCTTCAGAGTCTGGTCGGAATTTCGCTGCTTCTGTTGCGGATGCAATTTTCGCCGCGATGCCAGATGTAGAGTCAGGAATCGAACTTCGTCAAGATTTAAGAAGAAGAGCAGAAAAGCATGGCCGAAAGCAAGATGATATACGTGTATTGCCTGGTTTATATTTCTTTATTGGTGATTCATATGAAGAAGCACTAGAAATGCACAGGCAAGCTCATCAACACCTTACAAAAGAGAAGAGGTACGCTTTACTTGAAATGGTTCTCGGGTTAGACGTTAGAGGGATACCATTAGAAAGTAAGGTTACTGAACATATGCTACCGAGTAGGAATCAAACTGTACGCAGTAAGACACATGCCGAATTATTACGGAATTTTATCATTAAAAATGAACCAACTGTTGAGAAAATACTAGAACGACCAGAAGTTGTTGGTTCTGCTCATTGGGTCGCTATAGGCACACCACAAGACGTTTGTAAGCAAATTATGGATAGGTTTGAAGCCGGAGCATTAGATGGATTTATTGCAATTCCAGGCGGACCTCCAAAATCATTGGATTTATTCTTTAGTGAAGTCATTCCTTTATTCGTAAGAGCAGGTGTGTTTAGGGAAGAGTATACAGGTTCAACCTTGCGTGAGCATTTGGAGGGGAACATATCAAATACTTTGCAGTTAAAATAA
- a CDS encoding flagellar hook-basal body complex protein — protein sequence MNGLYIGSMGMMNYMQHINVHSNNVANAQTTGFKAENMTSKVFDVQDTYRRGDGSATNIGSTDYAVVPAATHVNLAQGNLQITNSPTDFFLDDGAAGTSSFFVTSKNDETFLTRDGSFTLNSDRYLQTASGAFVMGENNERIRIPEGAKVAVQADGTLYDEVTQNNIGRLQTKTVDAETNARLVQRENKSFTLAEGNLADLPNGTGIVKNHMLENSNVDMTKEMADLMSSQKMIQASQRIMTSFDKIYEKEANEILR from the coding sequence ATGAACGGTCTTTATATAGGTTCTATGGGTATGATGAATTACATGCAGCATATTAATGTTCATTCAAATAACGTTGCAAATGCCCAAACGACAGGATTTAAAGCAGAAAATATGACTTCTAAAGTATTTGATGTGCAAGACACATATCGCCGCGGAGACGGATCGGCGACAAATATCGGTTCGACCGATTACGCTGTCGTACCAGCTGCGACACATGTGAATTTAGCGCAAGGAAATTTACAAATTACAAATAGCCCTACAGATTTCTTTTTAGATGACGGTGCGGCTGGTACATCATCATTTTTCGTTACTTCTAAAAATGATGAAACATTTTTAACGAGAGATGGTAGTTTTACATTAAATAGTGATCGTTATTTACAAACAGCATCTGGTGCTTTCGTAATGGGTGAGAATAATGAACGTATTCGTATTCCAGAAGGAGCAAAGGTAGCTGTACAAGCAGACGGTACATTATACGATGAAGTAACACAAAATAATATTGGCCGCTTGCAAACGAAAACAGTAGATGCAGAAACGAATGCTCGCCTTGTGCAACGAGAAAATAAAAGTTTTACACTAGCAGAAGGTAACCTCGCTGATTTACCGAATGGAACAGGGATTGTGAAAAATCATATGCTAGAAAATTCAAATGTAGATATGACGAAAGAGATGGCAGATCTTATGTCGAGTCAAAAAATGATTCAAGCATCGCAGCGCATCATGACTTCGTTTGATAAAATTTATGAAAAAGAAGCAAATGAAATATTGAGGTAA
- a CDS encoding helix-turn-helix domain-containing protein, with product MDEIIKELQKLGFSQYECKAYIGLLKHSPVTGYEVSKQTGVPRSMIYEVLGKLMDKGAVHLVPSEPVKYVPVPATELMDRMRKDFEKSFEFLDQKLNCLEQERQIDVISHIRSNDRVLKEICNIISRAKEELWISVWEDQVHEIEPLIHTKEAEGVHIFSILFGAAETKIGATFHHNYMTPHVVEKRMGGHLTVIARDGEEVLIANFSNDSTSWAVTTYDPALVLVATEYVRHDIMVEEITKEFGADKLDTLWRENIDLVHVVTGKRSMEEMEGEKGE from the coding sequence ATGGATGAAATTATAAAAGAATTACAAAAGTTAGGTTTTTCTCAATATGAATGTAAAGCGTATATTGGTTTATTAAAACATTCCCCAGTAACAGGTTATGAAGTTAGTAAGCAAACAGGAGTACCCCGTTCAATGATTTATGAAGTACTTGGCAAGTTGATGGATAAAGGTGCAGTACATTTAGTCCCTTCTGAACCAGTGAAATATGTACCAGTACCAGCTACTGAATTAATGGATCGAATGCGAAAAGACTTTGAAAAATCCTTTGAATTTTTAGACCAAAAATTAAATTGTTTAGAGCAGGAGCGACAAATTGATGTAATTTCGCATATTCGCTCAAATGATCGTGTTTTGAAAGAAATATGCAATATAATTAGTAGAGCAAAGGAAGAGTTATGGATTTCTGTATGGGAAGATCAAGTGCATGAGATTGAACCGCTTATTCATACAAAGGAAGCGGAAGGAGTACATATATTTTCAATCTTATTTGGTGCCGCAGAAACAAAAATAGGAGCGACATTTCATCATAATTATATGACGCCTCACGTTGTTGAAAAGAGAATGGGTGGTCATTTAACTGTTATCGCACGTGATGGGGAAGAAGTGTTAATTGCTAACTTCTCAAATGATAGCACTTCATGGGCCGTTACAACCTACGATCCAGCTTTAGTTCTCGTTGCTACGGAGTATGTGCGGCACGACATTATGGTGGAAGAGATTACAAAGGAATTTGGAGCTGATAAGTTAGATACGTTATGGCGAGAAAATATAGATTTAGTTCATGTCGTAACAGGAAAACGGAGTATGGAAGAAATGGAGGGAGAGAAAGGTGAATAA